The Panthera leo isolate Ple1 chromosome D1, P.leo_Ple1_pat1.1, whole genome shotgun sequence region CAGGCCCTCTGTGGCTCCCATGTACCTTTTGCTCCACCCCGTCCCCCTCGCCCACCTTGTCCCCCTCTGTTGGGAGCTGCAGATTCTGTCCAGAGGGCCAGCGGGGAGAGGGCGGGGTCCCCAGCAGCTCCCAGCCCATTCTCAGCTCTGTCGCCGAGGGCGGGTGCAGCTCACGAGGTCGGTCAGCCCACAGACCGGTGGGGAGGGGCCCACAGCTGGCTGGCAGGGGAGCTGCTGGCCGCGTCCCGATGGCACGCCTCCACAGGCACACGTGAAGGGAACATCGGGGGCACGTGGGGCCCCGAATCTGACCCTGCCCTAGCCTGAGGGCCCCAGTGGCCCTGTCCCTGCCCTTTACTTCCAAGTCTGAGACTCCCCGGAGGGACCGTAGACCCAGCTTGGAGCAGGTCTCTGTGCCTGGGACAGCCATCCGGGGCTCCTGTCTGAATATCGGGGCTGCTCCCTGTGGGGAGACTCAGGGTGTCTCCTGCAGCTGCCCTCACACTTCATGGGCAAGAAGGTGCCAGAAACTCAAGCAGCCGCCAGAGCCAGGGTCCACCgggtgcccctctccccactcccactgaGACCCTGAGCAGGAGGGAAGGGGCGGCCCCCCTCTGTCCACAGAAGAGTTTAACATGCTGAGGTATCACCCAGCCTCACAGCCCGTAATTTCTCAGGTTCGCAAGAAAACTTCGCGCCTCGAACCACAGACAGCACCCCCGACACGGGAATAGTAACCCTGGGGCCCCAGGACCGGGAGGGCCCAGATGAAATCCAGGTTGAGCTGTCCCTGGTTGGAGGGGCTCAgagctgccccctcctccctaGGAACAGGAGCCTTGCTGTGAGCAGGGGGGCCAGTCAGCCACAGCACACGGGGCAGCTTGGAGGCTCTGCCCTGCTTCAGGCCGGGCACCTCCTCCTGGCTCCCCTGTTCTGGGCCTCGCCACCTCACGGGCAGCCTCAAGGCAGAGGATCGAGGAGGCTGCCTTGGTGGGCCCACCCAcccggccccccagccccccggccCCATCTCCTTGGGGCCTGGGACATCACCAAAGCCGGGAGCTGGCCGGGAGCCATGCTCTGACCTGGGCCCGGCTCTGCTGAGTCTGTAAGGACAGTGGAGTGGACACTTGGCTGGTCCTTGCAGAAGCAGGGGGCCCGGCTGCTGATGGCCCACTGTGGCTGCCTTCCCACTGGGGAAGTCTCAGGAAACTGCCTCCTCCCTGCAGGACAGCTGTCTACACTCTCCACTGAAAGAGGGGCAACAGCTAGGGGCGGGGGTGCAGCTGGTGCCACGGTGTGTCAGGGAGGGAACCGTTCGGAGGAGGGTGTGAGTCACCACGGGTGACCCCGTGGACAGCCCCACAAGCAGAGCCCAAACCTTCTTAGGCAAGAGCTGGTCTGGTTCTGGAAGCTTCTCCATGGGCGAGGCTGAATGGGCCTTTCTGGAGCCTCCCTGCCCATCCTAGGGGCAGAACTGGCATCCCTCCCACCTGACCCTGAGCCAGGAGCCAGTTTGGTGGGGTCTGTTCTCTGGGCTTcctcagaaggaaggaggggttCACTGGCCTGGCAGGGGGGTCTGGGCTCCAAGTGGGGCAGAGGcccctcctcccgctcctccccacaccccccagccCACTCCCCCAGCCCGCAGCCTCCCCAGCAGGTGTTTAGGAAGGAATTTGTTTAATCTTAGTCGTACAAAACCCCCTCCCTTACTGGGGTCCTGCCCCCGGAGGCATGGCCGGGTCCTCCTGGGCCCAGGTCCTCGCAGAGGACGCAGTGGGCGCACGCGGAGGGATCCGCCCAGCAGCAGAGGCGCAGGGCCTTGCGGAAGACGGTGCGGAACTCGGCGTTGAAGACGGTGTAGATGACGGGGTTGAGGGCGCTGTTGACGTAGCCCAGCCAGGTGACCGCGCTGACCAGCCGCGGGGGCACGGCGCAGGTAGGACACAGTGCCCGGGTGATGTGCACCACAAAGAAGGGAGTCCAGCACACCAGGAAGgcccctgggggcggggccggagggcGCGGTGAACCCGGGTCCCCGCGGCGCCCAGCCCGCCCTGGGCACCTCCTCCCACCGGGGGCACTGCCACCTTCCACTCCGCCCACCGACCCCAGGGCAGGTACCCACCGACCACCACCGGCAGGACCCTCATGGCCTTGCGCTCCCGGCCGGTGATCTTGGCGCGCCTCCTCCTGGGTGCCTGCCGCGGGGGCTCGGCTGGGACGGCGTCGGGGGGCGCGACGGCGTCGGGGGGCTCGCCGACCTCGGGGGGCGGTGGGCCGGGGCCGCTGGGCCGGCGAGGCGCCCGGCAGTGCAGCTTGGCCTGGCGAGCCGCCTCCCAGCGCCGCAGGCCCCGGAACGTGGCCCAGTAGAGCAGCAGCATGAGcgggcagggcaggaagaaggagcACACGGACGAGTAGACCACGTAGTCGCGGTTCTCCAGGCGGCACACGGCGGGGTCGCGGCCGCGCGGGTCGTTGAGGCCGCACAGCACGggcgccgccaccgccgccgacAGCAGCCACGTGGCGCCGATGAGCAGCAGCTGACGCCCCCCGGCGCCCTGGCGGTTGTAGCTCAGCGGCACGGCCACGGCCACGAACCTGCAGGGGGGCGCGGTGAGGGCGGCCGGCACGGGGCAGGGGGCGCGCGCGGCCGGGCGGCGGGGACTCACCTGTCCACGCTGATGGCGCACAGGTTGAAGATGGAGGCGGTGCACAGCATGACGTCCATCGCCATGAGCGCGTCGCAGAGGCCGGGACTGAACAGCCACACGCCGCCCTGGACCTgcgcccggggagggggggagggggcaacaG contains the following coding sequences:
- the DRD4 gene encoding D(4) dopamine receptor produces the protein MGNRSAADADGLLQGRGPGAGGGAGTPGAAAALAGGVLLIGAVLAGNALVCVSVAAERALQTPTNYFIVSLAAADLLLALLVLPLFVYSEVQGGVWLFSPGLCDALMAMDVMLCTASIFNLCAISVDRFVAVAVPLSYNRQGAGGRQLLLIGATWLLSAAVAAPVLCGLNDPRGRDPAVCRLENRDYVVYSSVCSFFLPCPLMLLLYWATFRGLRRWEAARQAKLHCRAPRRPSGPGPPPPEVGEPPDAVAPPDAVPAEPPRQAPRRRRAKITGRERKAMRVLPVVVGAFLVCWTPFFVVHITRALCPTCAVPPRLVSAVTWLGYVNSALNPVIYTVFNAEFRTVFRKALRLCCWADPSACAHCVLCEDLGPGGPGHASGGRTPVREGVLYD